The DNA window CTGGATGAGAATGAGCGAAGCTCACAGATCCGGCTGATGAAAGTCAAAGATATGATGTTGGAAGAGGCGCATCACTACAGCGAAAGAGCTTAAAGAAAGTGCTGCGAAAAACAGAAGATCAGAAAAGGGACTGCTGTATTTCAAAGATATATAGCAGTCCCTTTTTGCAGATTCAGGTGGGAGACGATCGATGAATTAAAGTATTATATATACGCCTATTCTGATCTAGATACACATACGCCGTTTTATGTGGGAAAGGAGAGACGGAGCGCTTGCTTGACTTACGCGGACACGAGTCAGAAAAGTCGGATCATCCAAGATTTGCTAAAAAGAGAGAAGAGTAAGGGAGGCCCAATACGCGGTGGCTGTATATTTTGGAATGGTATCAGAAGTGCGCGAAATTCAGGAGCAGTTCCCCGCATTTGCGTCTATGACGAATAGAGCGGCAGAAAATCCGGGCGATCTAAAAGGCCGTTTTGAATTTGTAAAAAGGCACATTTGTCTGAGGAACGCATATAATAAGACAGATAGATCATTCAGGGGTGCAGGTAGATGAAGGAAAGACTGCCTTTTTATATGGTTTACCAGACGCCGTTTCTTGGCGATGACGAAGAAAGAACCGCAAGGCGGGATTATGATTATATGAAGAGCATATACCCGGCCACGGCCAAACGGATGATGCCATTTGTGGAAGAGGAATGCGACCGGCTGATGTATGATGGGAGTATGATCTATGACGAATATCCGGATCAACTCCAAATGCGCCTGATGTGCGCGAGAATCTACGACCGGGCAAAGGATGGAGAGGAAAATCCAGGGAAATGGCTGCGGGATCTTACACAGGTCATGGTCTGCCAGGAGCTTTGCCAGAGACGCCGTGAGTACAGGAAGTATAAGAAAACATTCTATATGGGGAAATGATAGTTTTTATTTTGCTGTCGGCAGGAGAGCGCCAAAGAGAAATCTCTTGGACGGCTCTCCTGTCTTTTTCGGTGGACGGATAGGGGAAGATGTGATAAAATAACGTCTGAACATAGGAAAAGGAGTTCTTACATGGACAATATCATCTTGATCGGAATGCCTGCGGCAGGTAAAAGTACGATAGGCGTCATCATCGCAAAGAGGCTTGGATATCGTTTTATCGATGTGGACCTTTTGATACAGGAATCGGAAGGAAAACTTTTGAAGGAAATCATTGCGGAAAAAGGGATCAAGGGATTTCTTGAGGTTGAGGAGCGGATCAACGCCGGCCTCAAAACAGAACATACAGTAGTATCACCAGGGGGAAGCGTTGTCTATTGCGAAAAAGCGATGCGGCATTATCAGCAGATCGGAACGATCGTGTATCTAAAGGCATCGTTTGAGACGATCAATAAAAGGCTTAAAAATGCCAGAAGCCGGGGCGTGGTCTTGGAGGACGGCCAGACACTAAGAGATTTATATGAGGAGCGCTGCGGACTGTTTGAAAAGTATGCGGATATCACTGTCTGTGAAGATGGACTTCGTTTGGATGAAACGATTGAAAAAGTAATTGAAATTCTACAGAAATCGTGAAAATATTACAGAATAGTTACATACTTGTAAAAAATGTTTTACAAACAGAGATTCTGTGTTATAATATCGTGGAATACGAATAAGAAATACGGAATATGGGAGAGTAATAGTAAAGGAATATCGAGGTGTGACATGGAGCAATATATTATAAAAGGCGGGCATCCGCTCGTCGGAGAGGTGGAGATCGGGGGAGCCAAAAATGCGGCGCTCGCGATTTTGGCGGCGGCGATCATGACGGACGAGACTGTTCGGATTGAGAACCTGCCAGATGTGAATGATATCAATGTGCTGTTAGATGCGATCGCTGGGATCGGGGCCTCTGTTCATCGGGTCGACAGACATACGGTGACGATCAACGGCAGAGGAGTCACAGATTTTAATATTGAATATGATTATATCAAGAAAATCAGAGCTTCTTATTATCTTTTAGGAGCGTTGCTTGGAAAATATAGACGAGCGGAAGTTGCTCTTCCGGGAGGCTGCAACATTGGAAGCCGTCCGATCGATCAGCATTTGAAGGGATTTCGAGCGCTGGGAGCGGAGGTTGAGATTGAACACGGGAAGATCATCGCGGAGGCAGAGCGCCTCAAAGGAGAACACATTTATTTTGATGTGGTCAGCGTAGGAGCTACGATCAATGTGATGATGACGGCAACAATGGCGGAAGGCATCACAATCTTGGAAAATGTGGCGAAAGAGCCTCATGTCGTTGATGTGGCAAACTTCCTGAACAGCATGGGGGCGAATATCCGAGGCGCCGGGACGGACGTGATTCGGATCCGCGGGGTACAGAGCCTGCACAGGACAGAGTATTCGGTCATTCCAGATCAAATCGAGGCGGGTACCTTTATGTTTGCAGCGGCAGCGACCAAGGGAGACGTGACCGTTATGAATGTAATCCCCAAACATCTGGAAGCAACAATCGCGAAACTGGTAGAGATGGGATGCGAAGTAGAAGAGTTCGATGATGCGGTAAGAGTGGTTTCCAAGGGCGATTTAAAAAGCACGCATGTGAAGACTTTGCCATATCCAGGATTCCCGACAGATATGCAGCCGCAGATTGGTGTGACGCTTGCGTTGTCTAAAGGAACCAGTACGATCACTGAGAGTATTTTTGAAAACCGGTTCAAATATTTAGATGAATTAGCCAGAATGGGGGCTAACGTTAAAATAGAAGGAAATTCTGCCACGATTGAAGGGGTGAAAGCGCTGTCAGGAGCAAGGGTCAGCGCGCCGGACCTGAGGGCTGGAGCAGCGCTGTGCATTGCCGGTCTGGCTACAGAAGGAATCACGATCGTGGATGATATTGTATATATTCAGCGTGGATACGAGAGATTTGAAGAAAAACTGCGCGGGATTGGAGCATTGATTGAAAAAGTATCCACAGAGAAAGAAATCCAGAAATTTAAATTGAAGGTTGGATAGATTAAAAAGGGACAGGGCATTTTCAATTGGGGCCGGGGGCTTTTTAAAAAGCCCCCGGCCCCAATTGATATAAAGGAGGATTTATAATGAGCCGGAGGAGGGAACAGAATCGGTACTGGATTCTTTTTGTCGCATCTGTCGTGAATTTTGTTCATGGGAATCCTTACATATGGACGGTATTCCAGCCCTATGTAAAAGAAGAATTTCATTTATCAGATGCGGCGTCCAGCCAGCCGTTTACAATTATTATTGGTATTTTTGCGCTTGGAAATATGGCGGGAGGATGGCTTCAGCAGAAGATAGGGGCCAAGAAGACAATTCTGGCGGGAAGTCTATTTATGTGCGCGGGATTTCTTTTGGCGGGAATCGCACCCTATAATATGCCCTGGCTGGTTTCCCTGGGATATGGAGCGATTGGAGGATTTGGATCTGGATGTGCGTTTAGTATGCTGACGGCGGTGCCTCTTGCCTGGTTTCCTGAGAAGCGAGGCCTTGTGTCTGGGATTACAGTGGGAGTTGTGGGAATCTCAGGGATTGTGATGAATCCGTTTTGTGATTTCTTGCTGGCATCTTTCGGATACCGGTTCGCAATGTTGGCTACTACCGCAATCTATGCGGTTTTATGTCTGGGGGGATTTTGGATTGAGGAAAATCCGCAGAACATAAAAGAAACAGCGGGAGATGGAGGAATCGAACGGACAATATCGATCAAACAATACACGACACGGGAAATGATAAAGACAAAAACTTATTATACGATCAGCCTTACAATGGCACTGGCTGTGCCGGCCTATGTCCTGGTCAATCCATTGATGAAATCTCTTGGGATGGAACGAGGACTGACAAATACAGAGGCGCTGGCTGGGGTTACGATTGCTTCTGTCGCGAATATCATCGGCAGGTTCGCGATGCCGTGGCTGTCCGATAAAGTAGGAAGAAAAGCAGTGATCCGCGGGATGTACGTGGCGGCGGCCGCCGCGGTGATCGGCCTCATGGGGGCGGAAGGAGGAATCTTTGTGCTGTTGATTTCCGTAGTCTGTCTGGTTTACGGAGGCGTTGTCAGCGTATTTCCGGTAGTCGTTTCCGATCATTTTGGATTGAAATATCAGGGGATCAATTATGGCGCGGTGATGATCGGATATGGACTCGTATCAATCTTATGTCCGTATGTCCTGGATAATCTCGGATTGGAGATGTCGTTTTTGGCGGCAGGAATCGCATGTGCGGCAGGACTGCTTGGGACGCGGCATTTTTAAAAAGGGACAGGGTATTTTTAATTGGGGCCGGGGGATTTTTAAAAATCCCCCGGCCCCATTGACAATTTGCACAAAAAGGTGTACAGTCTTATGCGTACATAATAAATTTAATAAAGCAAACTTTCTCTTATTCAGAGCAGTGGAGATACAAAGGATCTGTGAAGCTGCGGCAACCCCCGCGAAGCGGGAAGGTGCCAACCTGAGCGAGCGATCGAACAATAAGAGGATTGTTTATGGTGATATAAAACAGTCCGCTTATGCGGACTGTTTTTTTGATCATTGCGATCTCGGCAGAGAAAGAGTGCGGCGAGAAGAAAGGTGAGGAGAAGAATAATGGAGAGACGTTTATTTACTTCGGAATCAGTAACAGAAGGCCATCCGGATAAGATGTGCGATCAGATCTCAGATGCGATCCTGGACGCGCTGATCGAACAGGATCCTATGAGCCGTGTGGCCTGTGAGACCTGTACGACTACAGGAATGGTGCTCGTTATGGGAGAAATTACTACTCAGGCTTATGTGGACATTCAGAAGATCGTGCGGGATACGGTGCGTGAAATCGGCTATACAAGAGGGAAATTTGGCTTTGATGCGGAAACCTGCGGCGTGATCGTGGCTATCGACGAGCAATCTCCGGATATTGCCCTCGGCGTGGATAAAGCGTTGGAGGCCAAAGAAAAGAAAATGTCGGAGGAAGAGATTGACGCGATTGGGGCCGGAGACCAGGGGATGATGTTTGGGTATGCTTCTGATGAGACGCCGGAGTTTATGCCTTATCCGATCGCTTTGGCCCAGAAGCTGGCCAGAAAGCTGGCGGAAGTCAGGAAAAATGGAACGCTGCCTTATCTGCGGCCAGATGGGAAGACCCAGGTGACGATCGAGTATGATGAAAATGGAGCGCCGGCAAGAGTAGATACGGTAGTCCTTTCTACGCAGCATGATCCGGGGGTGTCCCAAGAGCAGATTCACCAGGATATCAAGAAATACGTGTTTGACCCTGTGATCCCGGCAGATATGACGGATGAAAAGACCAGATATTTCATTAATCCTACGGGGCGCTTCGTGATCGGCGGACCTCACGGAGACAGCGGTCTTACTGGCCGGAAGCTTATTGTGGATACATATGGCGGAATGGCGCGGCACGGCGGCGGCGCGTTTTCTGGAAAAGACTGTACGAAGGTAGACCGATCCGCGGCTTACGCAGCCCGGTATGTGGCGAAAAATATTGTGGCGGCAGGACTTGCCAGGAAATGTGAGATACAGCTGTCCTATGCGATCGGTGTGGCGCATCCAACCTCGATTATGGCAGATACTTTTGGGACGGGCAGGATCTCCGATGAAAAGCTGGTAGAGATCATCCGGGAGAACTTCGACCTGAGACCGGCTGGCATTATCAAGATGCTGGATCTGCGTCGTCCGATCTATAAGCAGACTGCCGCATACGGACATTTTGGACGTACAGATCTGGACCTTCCCTGGGAGAAGACTGATAAGGCAGAATTGCTGAAGAAGTATTTATAAAATTTTTATAAAAGTTTATGGGCGCTTTGGTGTGAAGCGCCCATATTCATGCTATACTTACTTTCGGAGGAAAGTCGCATGAAACTGAGGACAAGACTGTTTATCGCTTTTTTGACGGTGATCTTGCTGCCCATTTGTCTGACGCTGCTCATGTTTTTCGCGTTTTCACGCTATCAGATGGGGGCAATCGAGAAGACTTATGGAATTGAAAATACAACAGTGGAAACCCTATCGAACTCTATGCAGGTATTATCCAGATTGACGGAAAGATCCTATCATAATCTGGAGGCGGCCATAGAGAAAAATCCAGATGACTTGGAAGACGCCACGTATTTGGAAGATTTTAACGATAATCTTGAGAAGAAAAACTCCTATCTGCTGGTGCGCAAAGGGAATACACTTATTTATATCGGGACAGACCGGGAAAAGGCAGATCCAGTGATCTGTCAGCTTCCAGAATACCAGGATGCGGATACAAGCTCGGAAAATGGGATTTATCTTGGGGGAGAGGCTCATTCACTGGTGAAACAGATTGATTTTCTATATTCTGATAATGAAGAAGGCAGCGCCTTTATTGTGTCAGACGTAAGCGATGTGATCCCGGAAGTGGAAGAATTGTTTCTGGATACATTGCTTGGGGTGGTCTTGATCCTGGTGCTGACCGCCTCGGTGCTGATGTTCTGGATCTACCGGAGCGTAAAATTGCCGCTGAAGCGGATGCAGGTGGCGGCCAAGAATATCAAAGAAGGAAACCTGGACTTTGAGCTGAAGGCTCAGGGAGATGATGAGCTTGGCCAGTTGTGCCGGGATATGGAGGATATGCGCAGGAGACTGAAGGACAGCGCGGAAGAGAAGGTAGTGTTTGACCGGGAAAATAAAGAACTGATCAGCAACATCTCTCATGATCTGAAGACTCCGGTGACAACGATCAAAGGATACGCGGAAGGGATTATGGACGGGGTGGCGGACACGCCGGAGAAAATGGAAAAATATATCCGGACCATCTACAACAAGGCCAGCGAGATGGATCTTTTGATCAATGAATTAACACTGTATTCCAAGATTGATACCAACAGAATCCCCTATAACTTTAATATTTTGTCTGTCAATGAATATTTCAACGACTGTGCGGAGGATCTTTCGATTGAACTGGAGTCCAAAAACGTAGAGTTTGGATATTTTAATTATGTGACGCCGGATGTGCGGGTCATCGCGGACGCGGAACAGATGAAGCGGGTCATCCACAATATTGTTAATAATTCATTGAAATATATGGATAAAGAAAAAGCGAAGATCAACCTGCGGATCAAAGACGTGGGAGATTTCATCCAGGTAGAACTGGAGGATAATGGCAAAGGGATCGCGGCCAAAGATCTGCCCAATATTTTCGACCGCTTTTACCGTACGGATGCTTCTCGAAATTCTTCAAAAGGCGGAAGCGGGATCGGGCTTTCGATCGTAAAGAAGATTATTGAAGAGCACGGGGGAAAGATTTGGGCGACCAGCCGTGAAAATACGGGGACGACCATGTATTTTGTACTTAGAAAATATCAGGAGGTACCGATTCATGAGTAGGATATTGATCGTAGAAGATGAAGAAAGTATTGCGGATTTGGAAAAAGACTATCTGGAGCTGAGCGGATTTCAGGTAGAAGTCGCGAATGACGGGGAGACGGGACTTAGAAAAGCGTTGGAAGAGGAATATGATCTGTATATTCTGGATCTCATGCTTCCGGGTATTGATGGGTTCGATATCTGCCGGCAGATTCGGGATGTAAAGAATACGCCGATCATTCTAGTATCAGCGAAAAAGGATGACATTGACAAGATTCGGGGGCTTGGCCTTGGAGCAGATGATTATATGACAAAGCCTTTCAGTCCCAGTGAGCTTGTGGCCAGAGTGAAAGCGCATATGGCCAGATACGACCGGCTGACGGAGAGCGCGGTACCCAAGAATAAGGTCATCGAGATCCGAGGACTTAAGATTGATACTACCGCAAGAAGAGTTTGGGTAAACAGCCAGGAAAAAACATTTACTACAAAAGAATTTGATCTGCTTACTTTTCTTGCAAGTCATCCCAATCATGTGTATACTAAGGAGGAATTGTTCCGGGAGATCTGGGATATGGAATCCATCGGGGATATTGCCACTGTCACGGTACACATTAAAAAGATTCGGGAAAAAATTGAAGTGGATACCTCAAATCCCCAGTATATAGAGACGATCTGGGGAGTCGGATACCGATTTAAAGTATAGATTCCAGATGGGCGGGACATTTCCAAAATTTGGCAAAAGGAGGAGGGGGAAATGAAATATAGACGTAAAAGCGTTCGGTGGAATACGATGCGGATTCTGGCGGCGGGATTCCTGGGAGTGATTCTCTTGGGCGGGGTTCTTTTGTGGCTTCCGATCAGCAATCAGCAGCCTATCGCGTTTATCGATGCGTTGTTTACATCTACATCGGCGGTATGTGTGACGGGACTTGTTACCATAACACCGCAGGTGCAATTTACTTTATTTGGGAAAATCGTTCTGCTGCTGCTGATCCAAGTGGGAGGCCTGGGAGTGGTGGCGTGTATCGCTTCTTTTTTCTTCCTGCTTAGGAAACGGATTACAGTAAAAGAGCGGATCGTTATCCAAGAAGCTTATAATATGGACCGGCTGGGCGGAATCGTAGGGATGCTTCGCAGAGTGATCGTGGGCGTCTTCCTGGTGGAAGGAGCGGGCGCGCTTTTCTACGCATTTCAGTTTGTGCCGGAATACGGATGGATCAAAGGGCTGGGGTATTCTATTTTTCATGCGGTTTCAGCGTTTTGCAACGCAGGGATCGATGTGTTGGGAAGCACCAGCCTATCTGTCTATTCGGCGAATCCGCTGGTCAATCTGACGACAATGGCGCTGATCGTTTTGGGCGGCCTTGGGTTCGTGGTCTGGTTTGATGTGCTGGATAATTTCCGGCGGCTGCGGAAACGCCGGAAAACGGTGGGAGCAGGGATCGCGGGTTTGAAATTACATTCTAAACTGGTGATCCTTATGACGGCAGTCCTTCTGGTTGTAGGAACCGTAGTGATCTTTCTGATGGAATACAGGAATCCGCAGACTATGGGTGGAATGTCGACAGGCGAAAAGCTGCTGGCTTCAGCCTTTCAGTCAGTGACTACTAGGACGGCTGGATTTTTTACAATGCCCCAGGGGGAACTCTATGATGAAACAAAACTTTTCTGCAGTATCTTGATGTTTATCGGAGGCTCTCCGGCGGGAACGGCGGGCGGAATCAAGACAACGACCATAGCGATGCTTCTGCTGAGCTGTTTGGCGGTTGTGCGCGGCGGAAAGGACATCGAATGTTTTGGCAGGAAGATCACGTTTGAAAATTTCAGGACAGGATTTGCGGTAACAGTCCTGGCTTTTGGGATTTTTATTGGCGGGACGATGCTGATCGCGGTTTTTGAGGCGGACAGTGTGGCGTTGGTCGATATCATATATGAAACTACGTCAGCCATAGGAACGGTGGGATTGACGGCGGATCTGACGCCGCATCTTGAAAGAGCAAGCCAAGTAGTCTTAATGCTTTTGATGTACACAGGGCGGATCGGACCTATTACATTAGCGCTGGTGTTTGCGGGGAAAACGGATCCGAAAGCCAGGCTGAGGGAACTGCCTGGCGAAAGAGTGATGGTTGGTTAATGGAGGATATGAGATGAAGAAACAGTATGCGGTATTTGGACTTGGGAGCTTTGGCGAGAGTGTCGCCATTACACTGCAGGGGCTTGGATGTGAAGTGATCGCGGTGGATAATCACATGGAACGAATCGAAGAGATTTCGAAATATGTGTCTTATGCGATGAAAGCTGATATTGAAGACCCAGAAGTGATCCGGTCTTTGGGGGCGAGAAACCTGGATGGGGTGGTTGTCGCTATTGCGGATAATATGGAGGCAAGCATTATGGCAACCCTGGTGTCAAAAGATGAAGGAGTCCCTTATGTCCTAGCAAAGGCTAAGAATGATCTTCATGCCACGGTTCTTAGAAAAATAGGGGCAGATTCGGTGATTTTCCCGGAAAAGGAAGCGGGAAGCCGGGTGGCTAGGAGTATGGTTTCGGCAAATTTCGCCGATTGGATCGCTCTTTCACCGGAATACAGTGTGATGGAGGTGGCGCTTCCAGATGCCTGGATAGGAAAATCTTTGGAAGCGCTGGACGTCAGGAAGAATCACGGAGTAAATGTGATCGGAATTCGAGAAAATGATGATGTAGAAGTAAATCCGGAGCCCAAGAAGCCTTTAAAGCGCGATATGATACTGATCCTGGTGGGGGCGAACTCTGATCTGGAGAAATTTGCCAAATACGAAAGGAATAAGTTGGATCATGATAACTAGTACAGCAAACGCTAAGGTAAAGCGGCTTGTTGGTCTGATGAAAAAACGAAGGCTGCGGGATCAGGAAAACGTATTTTTGACAGAAGGACCGCGGATGTTCCATGAGGCGCCGAAAAAACGGGTGCGGGAGGTTTACCTGTCGGAAGGGTTTTTAAAGAAAGAGGCCGGTGTCATAGAAGAGTTGAAGGAATGGAGAATCCCAGTGGAGATTTTGGCGGATCATGTGTTTTCCCATGTGTCGGATACACAGACGCCTCAAGGGATCTTGGCGGTGGTCGAGAGACAGGAGGCGTCTCTGGATAAAGTGACGGGAGGAGAATGTCCGCTGATTCTTGTGCTGGATAGCCTGCAGGATCCGGGAAATCTGGGGACAGTCCTACGGACTGGAGAAGGCGCTGGGGTAACTGGAGTAGTTTTGAGCAGTGACTGTGTGGACATTTACAATCCCAAAACAATTCGTTCCACTATGGGGTCGGTCTACCGGATGCCGTTCTGTCGTGTGAGGGATCTGCTAGGCGCTTTAAAAGAGATGAAGCAAAAAGGCATCTGCGCGTATGCGGCGCATTTAGAAGGGCAGAACAGCTACGATCAGGAAGACTTTACCGTTCCATGCGCATTTCTGATCGGAAATGAGGGAAATGGACTGAGAGAAGAAGTTGCTGCCGCTGCAGATTGTTGGATACGGATTCCGATGCGGGGACAGGTGGAATCCCTGAATGCCGCTGTGGCCGCGGCGGTATTAATGTTTGAAGCAAGCCGGCAGCGTCGGGTGGGGCCGGGGGATTTTTAAAAATCCCCCGGCCCGAATTAAAAATGCCCTGTCCCTTTTTGAAAAAAATTGCTTTATGGCGGGAAGTATAGTAAGATAATGGATAAGGAATACTAATTGCGGAAAAGAGGGCTGACTATGCAAACGGTATATTGGCTGGCAATCTTTGTAATACTGCTGATCATTGAGATCATTACAATGGGTCTGACGACGATCTGGTTTGCCTTTGGCGCGCTGGCGGCGTTTCTGGCAGGGATTTTCGGGCTTGGAACGGCCGCGCAGATTGGTGTGTTCCTGGTGGTGTCGATTATTCTGCTGGCGCTCACAAGGCCGATTGCTGTCAAGTATTTTAACAAGGACAGACAAAAGACCAATGCGGAAAGCCTGATCGGCCAGCAGGGACTGGTACTGGAAGAAGTGAACACTCTAAAATCTACCGGCCTTGTGGAGGTGAACGGGCAAGAGTGGTCGGCTAAGACGGATGAACCGGATGGGCTGATCGCGAAAAATACAGTTGTGGTGATTGATGGAATCCAGGGAGTGAAACTGATTGTGAGAGAGAGGGAGGAGAAAAAATGATACTCAGTATATTAGGAATTATTATCTTGGTCATTATCGTGTTGATCCTGATTTCGTGTGTAAAATTCGTCCATCAGGCGCAGGCGCTGGTGGTGGAACGATTAGGAGCTTATCAGGCTACTTGGGGAACCGGCGTCCATTTCAAATGGCCCATTATTGATCGGGTTGCCAGAAGAGTAGATCTGAAAGAGCAGGTAGTGGATTTCGCTCCTCAGCCGGTGATCACGAAAGATAATGTTACTATGCGGATTGACACAGTGGTGTTCTATCAGATCACAGATCCTAAAATGTTCTGCTATGGTGTGGCAAATCCGATCATGGCGATCGAGAATCTGACGGCTACTACACTGCGAAATATTATTGGCGATCTGGAACTGGACCAGACTTTGACATCCAGAGAGACGATCAACACACAGATGCGGGCGGCGCTGGATGTGGCGACGGATCCCTGGGGAATCAAAGTGAATCGTGTGGAACTTAAGAACATCATCCCGCCGGCGGCGATCCAGGATGCAATGGAGAAACAGATGAAGGCAGAGCGGGAGCGGCGTGAAGCGATCCTGCGGGCAGAAGGTGAGAAAAAGTCCACGATCCTGGTAGCGGAAGGAAAGAAGGAGTCCACTGTTTTGGACGCGGAAGCAGAAAAGCAGGCGGCGATTCTCCGGGCAGAGGCTCAGAAAGAGGCCATGATCCGTGAGGCTGAAGGTCAGGCGGAGGCTATCATGAAGGTACAGCAGGCGAATGCGGATGGTATCCGTTTCCTGAAAGAAGCAGGCGCTGATGAAGCGGTACTTACGATCAAGAGTCTGGAGGCATTTGAAAAAGCCGCGGATGGAAAGGCAACGAAGATTATTATCCCGTCAGAGATCCAGAATATCGCCGGCCTGGTAAAATCTGTGGTAGAGATCGGAAGCGACGACGAAAAAGCAAAGAAACAATAGAAGTCTGACGAGACCATCGTATATTCGAGAAAATATCCGTGGGCGCATGAAACGGCGCCCACGTTTATGTCATTTTAAAGGTACTGTAAACTGGAGGAGAAAGGAAAGACAGATGAATTTAAAGGGAAGAAGTTTTCTTACATTGAAAGATTTTACACCAGAGGAAATCTTGTATTTGATCGATCTGGCGGCAGAACTGAAGGAAAAGAAAAAGCAGGGGATCACGGGAGACAGCTTAAAAGGGAAAAACATTGCGTTGATTTTTGAGAAACCTTCTACCAGGACCAGGTGCGCTTTTACGGTAGGAGCGGCGGACGAAGGCGGCAATCCTACATATCTTGCCGGAAATGAGATCCAGCTTGGACATAAGGAAAGCATCGAAGACACAGCCAGGGTGCTGGGAAGAATGTTTGACGGCATCGAGTTTAGAGGCTTTAAACAGGAACATGTGGAGGCCCTTGCCAAATACAGCGGCGTACCGGTATGGAACGGACTGACGGATGAGTATCATCCAACACAGATTCTGGCGGACCTTTTGACGATGAAAGAACATTTTGGATATTTAAAAGGGCTTAATTTTGTCTATTTGGGAGACGGCCGCAACAATATGGCGAACAGCCTGATGATCGGCTGCTCGAAAGTTGGGGTAAATTTCGCGATCATAGCGCCGGAATCTCTGTGGCCGACGAAAGAATTGATCGCTCTGTGCCAGGGATACGCGGAAGAATCCGGTTCATCCATTACGGTGACAGACGACGTCAATGCAGTGGAGGGAGCGGATGTGCTCTACACGGACGTTTGGGCGTCTATGGGCGAAGAGGATAAGGCGGCGGAACGGATCGCTATGCTCCAGCCGTATCAGATCAATCAGGAATTGATGGATAAGACAGGCAAGAAAGAGACGATTTTCATGCACTGTCTGCCGGCGGTAAAGGGAAAAGAAGTAACGGAGGATGTATTTGAGAGTGAGGCCAGCGTAGTATTTGACGAGGCGGAAAACCGTCTCCATACCATTAAGGCAGTCATGGTTGCTACACTGGGAAATGAATAAGCGCAGATGAAATCAGAGATTTTACGTTTGTTAAGAGAAACGGACGGTTTTCTCTCTGGGCAGCAGCTATGCAGCCGGTTCCAGGTTTCCAGGACTGCGGTGTGGAAGGTCATAGAGCAGTTGAAAGAAGAAGGTTATGTGATCGAAGCGGTCCGCAATAAGGGCTACCGGCTGGTGAAGGCCCCGGATGTCTTATACCAGGCAGAATTAGAAAGCCGGATACAGACGGACTGGGCTGGGAAAAAGGTGGTATATTTTC is part of the Lachnospiraceae bacterium KGMB03038 genome and encodes:
- a CDS encoding response regulator transcription factor, with translation MSRILIVEDEESIADLEKDYLELSGFQVEVANDGETGLRKALEEEYDLYILDLMLPGIDGFDICRQIRDVKNTPIILVSAKKDDIDKIRGLGLGADDYMTKPFSPSELVARVKAHMARYDRLTESAVPKNKVIEIRGLKIDTTARRVWVNSQEKTFTTKEFDLLTFLASHPNHVYTKEELFREIWDMESIGDIATVTVHIKKIREKIEVDTSNPQYIETIWGVGYRFKV
- a CDS encoding HAMP domain-containing histidine kinase; its protein translation is MKLRTRLFIAFLTVILLPICLTLLMFFAFSRYQMGAIEKTYGIENTTVETLSNSMQVLSRLTERSYHNLEAAIEKNPDDLEDATYLEDFNDNLEKKNSYLLVRKGNTLIYIGTDREKADPVICQLPEYQDADTSSENGIYLGGEAHSLVKQIDFLYSDNEEGSAFIVSDVSDVIPEVEELFLDTLLGVVLILVLTASVLMFWIYRSVKLPLKRMQVAAKNIKEGNLDFELKAQGDDELGQLCRDMEDMRRRLKDSAEEKVVFDRENKELISNISHDLKTPVTTIKGYAEGIMDGVADTPEKMEKYIRTIYNKASEMDLLINELTLYSKIDTNRIPYNFNILSVNEYFNDCAEDLSIELESKNVEFGYFNYVTPDVRVIADAEQMKRVIHNIVNNSLKYMDKEKAKINLRIKDVGDFIQVELEDNGKGIAAKDLPNIFDRFYRTDASRNSSKGGSGIGLSIVKKIIEEHGGKIWATSRENTGTTMYFVLRKYQEVPIHE
- a CDS encoding methionine adenosyltransferase → MERRLFTSESVTEGHPDKMCDQISDAILDALIEQDPMSRVACETCTTTGMVLVMGEITTQAYVDIQKIVRDTVREIGYTRGKFGFDAETCGVIVAIDEQSPDIALGVDKALEAKEKKMSEEEIDAIGAGDQGMMFGYASDETPEFMPYPIALAQKLARKLAEVRKNGTLPYLRPDGKTQVTIEYDENGAPARVDTVVLSTQHDPGVSQEQIHQDIKKYVFDPVIPADMTDEKTRYFINPTGRFVIGGPHGDSGLTGRKLIVDTYGGMARHGGGAFSGKDCTKVDRSAAYAARYVAKNIVAAGLARKCEIQLSYAIGVAHPTSIMADTFGTGRISDEKLVEIIRENFDLRPAGIIKMLDLRRPIYKQTAAYGHFGRTDLDLPWEKTDKAELLKKYL
- a CDS encoding shikimate kinase, which encodes MDNIILIGMPAAGKSTIGVIIAKRLGYRFIDVDLLIQESEGKLLKEIIAEKGIKGFLEVEERINAGLKTEHTVVSPGGSVVYCEKAMRHYQQIGTIVYLKASFETINKRLKNARSRGVVLEDGQTLRDLYEERCGLFEKYADITVCEDGLRLDETIEKVIEILQKS
- a CDS encoding UDP-N-acetylglucosamine 1-carboxyvinyltransferase, with product MEQYIIKGGHPLVGEVEIGGAKNAALAILAAAIMTDETVRIENLPDVNDINVLLDAIAGIGASVHRVDRHTVTINGRGVTDFNIEYDYIKKIRASYYLLGALLGKYRRAEVALPGGCNIGSRPIDQHLKGFRALGAEVEIEHGKIIAEAERLKGEHIYFDVVSVGATINVMMTATMAEGITILENVAKEPHVVDVANFLNSMGANIRGAGTDVIRIRGVQSLHRTEYSVIPDQIEAGTFMFAAAATKGDVTVMNVIPKHLEATIAKLVEMGCEVEEFDDAVRVVSKGDLKSTHVKTLPYPGFPTDMQPQIGVTLALSKGTSTITESIFENRFKYLDELARMGANVKIEGNSATIEGVKALSGARVSAPDLRAGAALCIAGLATEGITIVDDIVYIQRGYERFEEKLRGIGALIEKVSTEKEIQKFKLKVG
- a CDS encoding OFA family MFS transporter; protein product: MSRRREQNRYWILFVASVVNFVHGNPYIWTVFQPYVKEEFHLSDAASSQPFTIIIGIFALGNMAGGWLQQKIGAKKTILAGSLFMCAGFLLAGIAPYNMPWLVSLGYGAIGGFGSGCAFSMLTAVPLAWFPEKRGLVSGITVGVVGISGIVMNPFCDFLLASFGYRFAMLATTAIYAVLCLGGFWIEENPQNIKETAGDGGIERTISIKQYTTREMIKTKTYYTISLTMALAVPAYVLVNPLMKSLGMERGLTNTEALAGVTIASVANIIGRFAMPWLSDKVGRKAVIRGMYVAAAAAVIGLMGAEGGIFVLLISVVCLVYGGVVSVFPVVVSDHFGLKYQGINYGAVMIGYGLVSILCPYVLDNLGLEMSFLAAGIACAAGLLGTRHF